The following are encoded in a window of Flavobacterium psychrotrophum genomic DNA:
- the thrA gene encoding bifunctional aspartate kinase/homoserine dehydrogenase I codes for MNVIKFGGTSVANAENISRALGIVKQKKEKEPVIVIVSALGGVTDVLLNAAIAASEKDEVYKEALALLETRHLDAVKSLIPVTEQSAVLSHVKRELNHLETLLDGCYLLGELSERTKDLILSFGEVLSSYIISETLKAQGEDAGLADSRELIKTNSRYGKAVVNFEVTNHLLFDYFEQGNYRITVMPGFISQAADGHTTTLGRGGSDYTAAIVAAALEVPSLEIWTDVNGIYTANPKLVKQAEPIPYITFEEAMELSHFGAKVLYAPTIQPILSKDITLHIKNTFEPEAHGSTVSKVPEIKSENPIRGISNVDDITLITLEGPGMVGVSGFSKRLFDVISKENINVIFITQASSEHSICLGIVDAEAQKAEATINGEFGFEIQQGKIYPAIIENGLSIIAVVGENMKNHQGLSGRMFSSLGKNNINIRAIAQGASERNISAVIDRKDVKKALNTLHETFFEDATVQLNLFVMGVGNVGEKFLDQIQTQYNYLRDNLRINVRIAGLSNSRTMIFDEEGIDLANFKELLPDGEATSAEGFIAKIKELNLRNSIFVDNTASHDVAATYAQYLKNSIAVVTCNKVACSSEYENYKFLKNLSRQYNAPFLFETNVGAGLPIIDTLKNLIASGDRVHKIQAVLSGSLNFIFNNFNENTSFRDVVKQAMVEGYTEPDPKIDLSGIDVKRKLVILIRESGYDFEIDDIATVSFLPDHCMATTNNDDFLVSLENNAAHFNALYAKAAAQGDRLKFVATFENGKANVGLQFIPASHPFFNLEGKDNIVLFYTDRYADQPLIIKGAGAGAAVTASGIFADVIRIGNK; via the coding sequence ATGAACGTTATCAAATTTGGCGGAACATCTGTAGCCAACGCCGAAAATATATCACGTGCCCTGGGCATCGTAAAACAAAAAAAAGAAAAAGAACCTGTTATTGTTATTGTATCTGCGCTGGGCGGTGTTACCGATGTGCTGCTTAATGCTGCCATAGCTGCCTCAGAAAAAGATGAAGTTTATAAAGAAGCCCTGGCTTTGCTCGAAACACGCCACCTCGACGCTGTAAAGAGCCTTATTCCTGTAACGGAACAAAGCGCGGTACTGAGTCATGTAAAACGCGAACTAAACCACCTGGAAACCTTACTAGACGGTTGCTACCTTTTAGGCGAATTATCTGAACGCACTAAAGACCTTATCTTATCATTCGGTGAGGTACTTTCATCATACATCATTAGCGAAACGCTTAAAGCACAAGGCGAAGATGCCGGGCTTGCCGACAGCCGCGAACTAATAAAAACCAATAGCCGCTATGGTAAGGCCGTAGTAAACTTTGAAGTGACCAACCACCTGTTGTTTGATTACTTTGAGCAGGGTAATTACCGCATTACCGTAATGCCGGGCTTTATATCCCAGGCGGCAGACGGGCATACTACTACCCTGGGCCGTGGCGGGAGCGATTATACCGCTGCCATTGTAGCAGCAGCCTTAGAGGTGCCTTCGCTTGAAATATGGACCGATGTGAACGGTATTTATACTGCCAACCCTAAACTTGTAAAACAAGCTGAGCCTATACCGTATATTACATTTGAGGAGGCGATGGAGTTATCGCACTTTGGTGCAAAAGTACTCTACGCCCCTACCATACAGCCCATATTGAGCAAGGATATTACCCTGCACATAAAAAATACCTTTGAACCCGAAGCCCACGGCAGTACCGTGAGCAAAGTGCCCGAAATAAAAAGTGAGAACCCTATACGCGGCATCAGCAACGTTGACGACATTACGCTCATAACGCTGGAAGGTCCCGGTATGGTGGGCGTGTCCGGTTTTTCTAAACGTCTGTTTGATGTAATTTCTAAAGAGAACATCAATGTGATTTTTATCACGCAGGCATCGAGTGAACATTCCATTTGCTTAGGTATTGTAGATGCAGAAGCTCAAAAAGCGGAAGCGACCATAAACGGCGAATTTGGTTTTGAGATTCAACAGGGCAAAATTTACCCTGCCATTATAGAAAACGGATTGAGCATTATTGCCGTTGTAGGCGAAAACATGAAGAACCACCAAGGGCTTAGCGGACGTATGTTCAGCTCTTTGGGTAAAAACAACATCAACATCAGGGCTATAGCGCAGGGTGCAAGCGAGCGTAACATTTCTGCCGTTATTGATAGGAAAGACGTTAAGAAAGCCTTGAACACGCTGCACGAAACATTTTTTGAAGATGCTACTGTACAGCTTAACCTGTTTGTAATGGGTGTGGGTAATGTGGGTGAGAAATTCCTCGACCAGATACAAACCCAGTATAACTACCTGAGGGATAACCTGCGTATTAATGTGCGTATTGCCGGACTTTCTAACTCGCGTACCATGATCTTTGATGAGGAAGGTATTGACCTTGCTAATTTTAAAGAACTGCTACCTGACGGAGAAGCGACCAGCGCCGAAGGTTTTATTGCCAAAATTAAAGAACTCAACCTGCGCAACAGTATTTTTGTAGACAACACCGCCAGCCATGATGTAGCGGCAACTTACGCGCAATATTTAAAGAACAGTATTGCCGTGGTTACCTGTAACAAAGTAGCCTGTTCGTCTGAATATGAAAACTATAAATTCCTTAAAAACCTAAGCCGCCAGTACAATGCTCCGTTCCTATTTGAAACCAATGTGGGTGCGGGATTACCAATAATTGATACACTAAAAAACCTTATAGCCAGTGGCGACCGTGTGCATAAAATACAGGCGGTACTTAGCGGCAGCCTTAACTTTATATTTAACAACTTTAACGAGAACACTTCGTTCAGGGATGTGGTAAAACAGGCAATGGTGGAGGGCTATACTGAACCCGACCCAAAAATTGACCTTAGCGGTATCGACGTAAAACGCAAACTTGTGATCCTGATACGTGAAAGCGGTTATGATTTTGAGATCGATGATATTGCTACCGTATCGTTCCTGCCGGATCATTGTATGGCTACGACCAATAACGATGACTTCCTGGTTTCGCTGGAAAACAACGCAGCCCATTTTAATGCGCTTTATGCAAAAGCCGCAGCTCAGGGTGACAGGCTAAAGTTTGTTGCCACGTTTGAGAATGGTAAGGCCAATGTAGGCCTGCAATTCATTCCGGCGTCGCACCCGTTTTTTAATCTTGAAGGTAAAGACAATATCGTATTGTTTTATACGGATCGCTATGCCGACCAGCCGCTTATTATTAAGGGTGCAGGTGCAGGTGCAGCAGTAACGGCATCAGGTATTTTTGCAGATGTGATACGTATTGGCAATAAATAG
- a CDS encoding NAD(P)H-hydrate dehydratase: MKIFETINIRQADEITISNQGIGYYELMERAAHEAFLWIKKHFPDKETTFHVFCGRGNNGGDGLVIARLLHEDNYPVKADMVSDAGKPTPEFETALQKLIDSGIKDNKGADYPYEEDKLIYIDALFGIGLNREMPEGVKSVIEKINQCNGHVISIDVPSGLFMDQDTEIAVESDYVLTFQFPKLAFYLPGNSRFVNRVVVLDIGLDKDFISNTPSSYFLVDRKEIKHRYKPVAPHAHKGTQGHALIIGGSYGKIGAVCLSAKAALKSGCGLVTAYIPKCGYEIMQSYFPEAMALTEGEEHISAINFEFNPNAVGLGPGIGQHPETQQAIKNFLEKYNGHLVIDADALNILSQNKDLLTLLPQNTILTPHPKELERLMGSWDNDFEKLDKMKTFAAQYKVILVAKDAHTMVVYGENIYVNSTGNAALATGGTGDCLTGIITGLLAQGYNAVDAALFGVYLHGLTADIAISETSVQAFTASDILHYLGKAYLKIEAECRQK; the protein is encoded by the coding sequence ATGAAGATTTTTGAAACAATAAACATTAGGCAGGCTGACGAAATTACAATTTCAAATCAGGGAATAGGCTATTATGAACTGATGGAACGCGCTGCACATGAGGCTTTTTTGTGGATAAAAAAGCATTTCCCGGATAAGGAAACTACCTTTCATGTTTTTTGCGGACGGGGTAATAACGGTGGCGACGGATTGGTAATAGCACGCCTGCTGCATGAAGATAATTATCCTGTAAAAGCAGATATGGTAAGCGATGCGGGTAAGCCCACACCGGAGTTTGAAACTGCCCTGCAAAAATTGATTGACAGTGGTATAAAAGATAATAAGGGGGCAGACTACCCGTATGAAGAGGACAAACTAATATATATTGATGCGCTTTTTGGTATTGGCCTGAACCGCGAAATGCCGGAGGGTGTAAAAAGCGTGATCGAAAAGATAAACCAATGTAATGGGCACGTTATCTCTATTGATGTGCCGTCTGGGTTATTTATGGATCAAGATACAGAAATTGCCGTAGAGAGCGATTATGTGCTTACCTTCCAGTTCCCTAAACTGGCATTTTACCTGCCCGGTAACAGCCGCTTTGTAAACCGTGTTGTAGTGCTGGACATTGGCCTTGATAAAGATTTTATAAGCAATACCCCCTCATCATATTTTCTTGTAGACCGTAAAGAAATTAAGCACCGTTATAAGCCTGTGGCGCCCCATGCCCATAAAGGTACTCAGGGGCATGCACTTATTATAGGCGGAAGCTATGGCAAAATAGGAGCAGTGTGCCTTTCGGCGAAAGCCGCATTAAAGTCTGGTTGCGGTCTGGTTACAGCCTACATCCCGAAGTGTGGTTATGAAATAATGCAGTCATATTTTCCGGAAGCCATGGCGCTTACCGAAGGGGAGGAGCATATTTCAGCCATTAATTTTGAGTTTAATCCAAATGCTGTTGGGTTAGGCCCCGGCATAGGGCAGCATCCTGAAACGCAGCAGGCGATAAAAAATTTCCTTGAAAAATATAATGGACACCTGGTTATTGATGCCGATGCGCTAAACATCCTGTCGCAAAACAAAGACTTGCTAACCTTGTTGCCACAAAATACAATCCTTACTCCGCACCCTAAAGAGCTGGAACGCCTGATGGGCAGTTGGGACAATGATTTTGAAAAGCTTGATAAGATGAAAACTTTTGCCGCACAATACAAAGTTATACTTGTAGCTAAAGATGCACATACCATGGTAGTGTATGGCGAAAACATCTATGTAAATTCAACGGGGAATGCAGCACTTGCTACAGGAGGTACCGGCGATTGCCTTACCGGAATTATTACCGGATTACTGGCACAGGGTTATAATGCGGTAGATGCAGCTTTGTTTGGTGTATACCTGCACGGGCTTACTGCAGATATTGCCATTTCTGAAACCAGTGTGCAGGCCTTTACAGCGTCTGACATACTACATTATCTGGGTAAAGCTTACCTTAAAATAGAGGCAGAATGCAGACAGAAATGA
- the hutH gene encoding histidine ammonia-lyase, whose product MDTIHYISSDILSLENLNTILTQDVKLALSEEARANIEKCRAYLDKKMETHEAPIYGINTGFGSLYNVKIDNENLSKLQENLVKSHACGTGDIVPDAIVKIMLLLKIQSLSYGNSGVQLATVERLIDFYNNDILPVIYTQGSLGASGDLAPLAHLSLPLLGEGEVFADGFRQPAAKVLKSFGWEPLVLKSKEGLALLNGTQFMSAYGVYILLKATKYSYLADVIAAVSLEGFDGRIEPFNEHIHIIRPHKGQIVTARRFNELLEDSEIIAQPKKHVQDPYSFRCIPQVHGATKDTIDYVKKVFRTEINSVTDNPNIFVESDEIISGGNFHGQPLALTLDFLGIALAELGSISERRTYQLISGLRGLPPFLVSNPGLNSGFMIPQYTAASIVSQNKQLATPASVDSIVSSNGQEDHVSMGANAATKTLRIIENLERILAIELMNAAQAIEFRRPLRSSDFLEMFVSSYREEVPTVTEDRILHYDIENTLSFLHNLQLDESVFE is encoded by the coding sequence ATGGACACTATACATTATATCAGCAGTGATATCCTTTCCCTTGAAAACCTAAACACTATCCTTACACAGGATGTAAAACTTGCCCTTAGCGAAGAGGCCCGCGCAAACATAGAAAAATGCCGCGCCTACCTTGATAAGAAAATGGAGACCCATGAGGCACCCATTTATGGTATTAATACCGGGTTTGGGTCGCTGTATAATGTAAAGATAGATAACGAGAACCTGAGCAAGCTTCAGGAAAACCTTGTAAAATCGCATGCCTGCGGTACAGGTGATATTGTGCCGGATGCTATTGTTAAGATTATGCTGTTGCTAAAAATACAGTCGCTTAGCTATGGTAACAGCGGTGTGCAATTAGCCACTGTAGAGCGCCTTATCGATTTTTATAATAACGATATACTTCCCGTAATTTATACCCAGGGTTCGCTTGGCGCTTCGGGTGACCTTGCCCCATTAGCGCACCTTTCATTACCGTTACTGGGTGAAGGCGAAGTTTTTGCTGATGGTTTCCGTCAGCCTGCTGCTAAAGTGCTTAAAAGCTTTGGCTGGGAGCCGCTTGTGCTTAAAAGCAAAGAAGGCCTTGCATTGTTAAACGGTACACAGTTTATGAGTGCTTATGGTGTGTATATTTTACTAAAGGCAACTAAATACAGCTACCTGGCCGATGTTATTGCCGCCGTTTCTTTAGAAGGTTTTGACGGACGTATAGAGCCGTTTAATGAGCATATACACATTATCCGTCCGCATAAAGGGCAAATTGTTACAGCCCGAAGGTTTAATGAACTGCTTGAGGATAGCGAGATCATCGCGCAGCCTAAAAAGCATGTACAGGACCCATACAGTTTCCGTTGTATCCCGCAGGTGCACGGTGCTACTAAGGATACTATTGATTATGTAAAGAAAGTTTTCCGTACCGAGATCAATTCGGTTACTGACAATCCTAATATTTTTGTGGAGAGCGATGAAATTATCTCTGGTGGTAACTTCCACGGGCAACCGTTAGCGCTTACGCTTGATTTCCTGGGGATAGCCTTGGCCGAACTGGGTAGCATCTCTGAAAGGCGTACCTACCAGCTGATTTCCGGCCTGCGTGGCTTGCCACCGTTCCTGGTGAGCAACCCGGGACTTAACTCAGGTTTTATGATTCCGCAATATACAGCCGCCAGTATTGTAAGCCAGAACAAACAACTGGCCACCCCGGCGAGTGTAGACAGCATAGTATCGAGCAATGGGCAGGAAGACCACGTAAGTATGGGGGCGAACGCCGCTACAAAAACACTTCGTATAATAGAGAACCTGGAGCGTATTTTAGCTATAGAACTTATGAATGCTGCACAGGCTATTGAGTTCCGCCGTCCGCTGAGGTCGAGTGATTTCTTAGAGATGTTTGTAAGCTCGTACCGCGAAGAAGTGCCTACTGTAACCGAAGACCGCATTTTGCATTACGATATAGAAAATACGCTTTCATTCCTGCACAACCTTCAGCTGGATGAAAGTGTTTTTGAATAG
- a CDS encoding alkene reductase, with product MSTDKTPILFTPFDTQNISFGNRIVMAPMTRSRAINNIPNDLMSEYYAQRASAGLIITEGTSPSPNGLGYSRIPGIFSNVQIEGWKKITDAVHAKDSKIFIQLMHTGRVTHSDNLPDGAKIVAPSVINSGTEMWTDNAGVLPTETPEALSPEGVIDTIQEYVTAAKNAITAGFDGIELHSANGYLMEQFLNPKSNERTDEYGGSVENRARFVLEVAKAVADAIGKEKTGIRFSPYNTFNGMPDYDADEVFETYEYLAKEIDKMGLLYVHLFSNAAKQAPRGAELISTIRAYFKGILIDNGGFTKDKAITAIESHEVDMVAFGTAFLANPDLPYRLQNGIYLTQPEESTFYSADEKGYTDYPFA from the coding sequence ATGTCAACAGATAAAACACCTATCCTCTTTACTCCTTTTGACACCCAAAATATTTCTTTTGGTAATCGTATCGTTATGGCACCCATGACGCGTTCTCGGGCTATTAACAATATCCCAAACGATTTGATGTCCGAATACTATGCACAGCGGGCTTCGGCGGGGCTTATCATTACAGAGGGCACCTCGCCATCGCCAAACGGCCTGGGCTATAGCCGTATTCCCGGAATATTTAGCAATGTACAGATAGAGGGATGGAAAAAAATAACGGATGCCGTACACGCTAAAGACAGCAAAATATTTATACAACTTATGCATACTGGCCGTGTTACCCATAGTGACAACCTGCCCGATGGAGCAAAAATTGTAGCGCCAAGTGTTATAAATTCGGGTACAGAGATGTGGACGGATAACGCCGGGGTGCTACCTACCGAAACACCTGAAGCACTAAGCCCCGAAGGAGTAATAGATACCATACAGGAATATGTAACAGCAGCTAAAAACGCCATTACAGCCGGTTTTGACGGTATAGAACTGCATAGTGCTAATGGCTACCTGATGGAGCAGTTTTTAAATCCAAAATCTAACGAACGTACCGATGAGTATGGCGGCAGTGTTGAAAACCGTGCCCGTTTTGTATTAGAAGTTGCCAAAGCTGTTGCTGATGCCATAGGCAAAGAAAAAACAGGTATACGCTTTTCCCCATATAACACATTTAACGGCATGCCGGATTATGATGCCGATGAAGTATTTGAAACCTACGAATACCTGGCTAAAGAAATTGATAAAATGGGATTACTTTACGTCCATCTTTTTTCTAATGCAGCAAAACAGGCTCCACGTGGTGCTGAATTAATTTCAACAATCAGAGCTTATTTTAAGGGCATACTGATAGACAATGGTGGCTTTACTAAAGACAAAGCTATTACTGCTATTGAAAGCCACGAAGTAGACATGGTAGCCTTTGGTACGGCATTCCTCGCTAATCCAGACCTGCCTTATCGCCTGCAAAATGGCATCTACCTTACCCAGCCTGAAGAAAGCACGTTTTATAGCGCCGATGAAAAGGGATACACGGATTATCCTTTTGCATAA
- a CDS encoding TonB-dependent receptor — protein sequence MKLSEDEITLKGDRIIAHVPSIKDKALRINLNSNIYGTFAEIGAGQETVRHFFRSGGSSGTIAKAMSAYDKDFSDAIYGTEEDGRYVTESRLKKMLGHEVRIMEERLNREKHPTKVFFSYANTVATIDFAKQFKGHGWVGIRYQVEPDEDYNEITLHIRFKENDARLQQETLGILGVNLIYGAFYKYNDPKKLLRYLYDHLDKDQLEIDTINFSGPRFADVDNRLMSLQLVKNGMTDAVMFDPQGHNVLPAAILYKKNILALRGSFRPVTKVNMDMYEKSHQIFLKENKVDPEKTLVVFEITLSNLRSEGEIDERDFMDRAELLCSLGQTVMISNFQEYYKVVEYFSAYTKARMGLAMGVSNLVDIFDEKYYRHLSGGILEAFGKLFYRDLKVYLYPMKDEEGNVIDSENLMVHPRMKELYKFFKFNGKVIDIPEVDVNNLNIFSREVLKMINKGKPGWEPMLPAGIAEIIKENHLFGYDPKRQLAEQE from the coding sequence ATGAAATTATCAGAAGACGAAATTACCCTTAAGGGCGACCGCATAATAGCCCACGTGCCCTCTATTAAAGACAAGGCCCTGCGTATAAACCTCAATTCGAATATATACGGCACCTTTGCAGAAATAGGCGCCGGGCAGGAAACCGTAAGGCATTTCTTCCGTTCGGGTGGTTCGTCAGGTACTATTGCAAAAGCAATGAGTGCCTATGATAAAGACTTTAGCGATGCCATTTACGGCACTGAAGAAGACGGAAGGTATGTAACCGAAAGCAGGCTTAAAAAAATGCTGGGCCATGAGGTGCGCATTATGGAAGAAAGGCTAAACCGCGAAAAACACCCTACAAAAGTGTTTTTTAGTTATGCTAATACCGTAGCCACCATAGATTTTGCCAAGCAGTTTAAAGGCCACGGCTGGGTAGGTATACGCTACCAGGTAGAACCGGATGAAGACTATAATGAGATTACCCTGCACATTCGCTTTAAAGAAAATGATGCCCGCCTGCAACAGGAAACACTGGGCATACTGGGTGTAAACCTTATTTATGGCGCATTCTACAAATATAATGACCCTAAAAAATTACTACGCTACCTATACGATCATCTGGATAAAGACCAGCTGGAGATAGATACCATAAATTTTAGCGGTCCGCGTTTTGCCGATGTTGATAACAGGCTAATGAGCCTGCAACTTGTTAAAAACGGCATGACCGATGCGGTGATGTTTGACCCGCAGGGGCATAACGTATTACCTGCCGCCATACTATATAAAAAGAACATCCTCGCCCTAAGGGGAAGTTTCCGTCCTGTTACTAAGGTAAACATGGATATGTATGAAAAATCACATCAGATCTTTTTAAAAGAAAATAAGGTAGACCCTGAGAAAACACTTGTAGTTTTTGAAATTACCCTGAGCAACCTGCGTAGTGAGGGCGAAATTGATGAACGCGACTTTATGGATCGTGCTGAGCTACTTTGCTCACTTGGTCAAACGGTAATGATCTCTAACTTTCAGGAATACTACAAAGTGGTTGAGTACTTTAGTGCTTATACTAAAGCACGCATGGGGCTTGCCATGGGCGTAAGCAACCTTGTAGATATTTTTGATGAAAAGTACTACCGCCACCTTAGCGGAGGCATACTGGAAGCCTTTGGTAAACTATTTTACCGCGACCTTAAAGTGTACCTGTACCCTATGAAAGATGAAGAGGGCAACGTAATAGACTCTGAAAACCTTATGGTACACCCAAGGATGAAGGAACTTTACAAATTCTTTAAGTTTAACGGCAAGGTTATAGATATACCTGAAGTAGATGTAAACAACCTGAACATCTTTAGCCGTGAGGTACTTAAAATGATAAATAAGGGAAAACCGGGCTGGGAACCAATGCTGCCTGCCGGTATTGCAGAAATTATTAAAGAAAACCATCTGTTTGGCTACGACCCTAAACGCCAGCTTGCTGAACAGGAATAA
- a CDS encoding MBL fold metallo-hydrolase, whose protein sequence is MNVWFLGTGTSQGIPIIGSTHPVCLSSDPRDKRLRVSVWLSWENYSFVIDCGPDFRQQMLTSGCTKLDGILYTHEHADHTAGLDDIRPFFFRQGDIPIYAHERVIESLKKRFDYIFTEGEKYPGVPTVTINTVHNNMPFVIGNKMVTPIKVLHGRLEIFGYRVDDFAYLTDVKTVPDEEAAKLSGLKVLVVSALRIDPHESHLNLQEALDLIAKINPEKAYLTHISHMLGFHEEVEAMLPKNVFLAYDNLQITL, encoded by the coding sequence TTGAACGTTTGGTTTCTTGGTACCGGTACATCGCAGGGCATACCCATTATTGGCAGTACGCATCCTGTATGTTTAAGCAGCGACCCCAGGGATAAGCGCCTCAGGGTTTCGGTTTGGTTATCCTGGGAAAACTATTCATTTGTAATAGATTGCGGCCCCGACTTCCGTCAGCAAATGCTTACAAGCGGTTGTACAAAGCTTGACGGTATATTATATACACACGAGCATGCAGACCATACTGCAGGGCTGGACGATATACGCCCGTTTTTCTTTCGCCAGGGCGACATACCCATATATGCCCATGAAAGGGTAATTGAGAGCCTTAAAAAACGATTTGACTACATTTTTACCGAAGGCGAAAAGTATCCGGGTGTGCCTACAGTAACCATCAACACGGTACATAATAATATGCCTTTTGTAATTGGCAACAAAATGGTTACCCCTATAAAGGTGCTGCATGGCAGGCTGGAAATTTTTGGTTATCGCGTTGATGATTTTGCTTACCTGACGGATGTAAAAACGGTACCCGATGAAGAGGCTGCTAAGCTGAGTGGACTTAAAGTGCTAGTGGTTAGTGCGCTGCGCATAGATCCTCATGAGTCGCACCTTAACCTGCAGGAAGCGCTGGATTTGATTGCAAAGATAAACCCGGAGAAAGCTTACCTTACCCACATTAGCCATATGCTGGGCTTTCATGAAGAAGTCGAGGCCATGCTACCCAAAAATGTATTTTTAGCTTACGATAACTTACAAATCACTTTATAA
- a CDS encoding membrane lipoprotein lipid attachment site-containing protein, translating into MKKIFCFIVALILLTGCDDGEMTFQKFNFTGTLKECSLKTGTYIMTTGTEALIIDLAATPLVNIESAKNSAGDPISRNIALGANALEYRVYTSTVTSDNICNATGNASVTIKDRWQGTGNLGIITTKKTDSKGVITFIHSITLTDATFTKDGETIRIEDNYLNTVTTSMGVTLNFANDNESDPINLSICEDNSNLKYWIKNNQSILLQFAPGTLNNAGTEDVIEVPLNADLTAATANNITITVYSGNGMTSEGICTRNKPVTPTEKSRWVATSGNVVLKRSLISGAYYYDVYLAKDIAFYNRTNIGSGEFFNPEPNFPDSTGDFADYYYLGRIAN; encoded by the coding sequence ATGAAAAAGATATTCTGCTTTATTGTCGCACTGATTTTATTAACCGGCTGTGATGATGGCGAAATGACTTTCCAGAAGTTTAACTTTACGGGTACATTAAAAGAATGTAGCCTTAAGACAGGAACTTATATAATGACTACAGGCACTGAGGCACTGATTATAGACCTGGCTGCCACCCCGCTGGTTAATATAGAAAGTGCAAAAAATAGCGCCGGCGACCCCATAAGCAGAAACATAGCGCTTGGAGCCAATGCTTTAGAATACAGGGTTTACACCAGTACTGTTACAAGTGACAATATTTGTAATGCTACAGGCAACGCTTCTGTAACCATAAAAGACCGTTGGCAGGGAACGGGAAACCTTGGTATAATTACAACTAAAAAGACGGATTCTAAAGGTGTAATAACCTTTATTCATTCTATAACGCTTACCGATGCTACTTTTACCAAAGATGGAGAAACCATACGTATTGAAGACAACTACCTAAATACAGTAACTACATCAATGGGAGTAACATTAAACTTTGCCAATGATAATGAAAGTGACCCAATTAACCTTTCGATCTGCGAAGATAACAGTAATTTAAAATACTGGATAAAAAACAACCAGTCTATCTTACTGCAATTTGCACCCGGCACACTTAATAATGCAGGCACAGAAGATGTAATAGAAGTTCCTTTAAATGCTGACCTTACTGCTGCAACAGCAAATAATATAACAATAACCGTTTATTCAGGAAACGGCATGACTTCTGAAGGAATATGTACCCGAAATAAACCCGTTACCCCTACCGAAAAATCGCGTTGGGTAGCAACATCTGGAAATGTGGTGCTAAAAAGAAGCCTTATAAGCGGTGCATACTATTATGATGTATATTTAGCAAAGGATATTGCTTTTTATAACCGAACTAATATTGGTAGTGGAGAATTCTTTAATCCTGAGCCTAATTTCCCTGACAGTACCGGCGACTTTGCTGACTATTATTACCTGGGTAGGATAGCAAACTAA